The genomic DNA GAATCGGAGGCCTCCCTCATGACTTCGGCCGGAAATTCCTGCGGTAGATCGTATTGACGCATGACGGCCAGCGTGTCCAGTGACGGATTATCCGCCGGCCCGATAACCTCAATGATCTCGGCCTCGGGATTGACATGCCGGTTTTCCCAGTTTGTGAACTGGATGACGACGCGGTCATTGAGTTGCGCGCCTTGCGCATCCGGCACATAAAAATCCTGCTGGTAAGAGGGATTTAACGGCAGCACATAAAGAAATTTTCCCGTACTTTTGAGTGTTCCCACCACCACGCGTGTCCCGCGCTCGACCACACGGATCACGACGCCCTGTCGCTGCCACTCGGGTGTTCCCGGACGTCGGGGCTCGAGACGGACCACCACTTGATCCCCCGGCAACGCCGTGCTCAGGTTCCCGCGCTCGATCTGTACGGCCAGTTCGCCGTCCAGATTGGTGAGATAGCCCCCACCCGACCGCTTGACTTCCAAGCGACCGGTCACCAGATCCGCGGGTGCCCCTAGGGAATACCGGGTTTTCCGGATGATCACAATTTCGCCGTTAAGGACCATTTTCTGAAGAATATCGACCAGGGCTTTACGCTCTCCGCCGCGGAGGACCAACACGTCGGTCAGCTCGCCCAGCGTCATCGGGGTATAATCCGGTTTCTGGAAGAACTCCAGAATGGCTTCGTGGGTGACTTTTTTCATCGCAGATTTCGGCATCATGTAACAGACTCCCCTTGCTTGGGTTATTTTTCTTTCGATCTTAATCGCGGATCCAAGGCGTCTCGCAGGGCATCCCCGACCAGATTGAAGGCCAGCACAACCAGTAGTATCGCAGCCGAGACCGCCGCCATTTCCCACCACACACCCTGCCAGAGACGCAAACGTGCATTTCCTATCAATATACCCCATGAAGGCTCTCCCTGCACTCCAATTCCGAGAAAGCTCATAAATACCTCGGTTCCGATGGCCGCAGGAAAACGGATGGAGAAGGTAATGATGACAATGTGAAACACATTGGGCAGGATATGCCGGAAGATAATGCGCCAGGAATGATAGCCCAGGGAGCGGGCGGCCAGCACATAAGCCCGGTCGCGGTGCTTCATCACTTCCGCCCGCAACAGCCGGCACAACCCCACCCAGGTCGTCAGGCCAATGCCCAGATAGACTCCCATGATTCCTTTGCCTACCACCATGGAAATGGCGAGAATGAAGAGAAGGCCGGGAA from bacterium includes the following:
- a CDS encoding ABC transporter permease, encoding MDASGQSLWRETWRDLRRRRLIRGCLAIIAGFFLVALYGEIVYRYYQLADRTPSYSLVNLSERYLPPSIFRHPFAKPGITQAPAGLWGGLKALAYRPLGTDNLGRDVLQRTIQGTRIAFLVGVVTSLIAIPIGVVLGCVSGYFGTWVDDVIVWLYSTIESIPGLLFILAISMVVGKGIMGVYLGIGLTTWVGLCRLLRAEVMKHRDRAYVLAARSLGYHSWRIIFRHILPNVFHIVIITFSIRFPAAIGTEVFMSFLGIGVQGEPSWGILIGNARLRLWQGVWWEMAAVSAAILLVVLAFNLVGDALRDALDPRLRSKEK